One stretch of Streptomyces zhihengii DNA includes these proteins:
- a CDS encoding GntR family transcriptional regulator, whose translation MTAEHAPDPRAASSGEVTDLLEEEIVLGLRYPRERLVEDELMERYAAKRHVVRSALKELETRGLAVRRPNVGAFVRAYTAKEVHDIYAVRELLEVHCARTIGLPAPPRALEELVAVQREHDKAIDAGDLRGVVRANTAFHRALFALSDNEALVGDIARHAQMTHAIRSVTATSPQFQRRSQQEHWTMIRALEDADTALLAETCRAHLIPSRDAYLQRVAQPPAG comes from the coding sequence GTGACAGCCGAGCACGCACCGGATCCCAGGGCGGCCTCCAGCGGCGAGGTGACCGACCTGCTGGAGGAGGAGATCGTCCTGGGCCTGCGCTACCCGCGCGAGCGCCTGGTGGAGGACGAACTGATGGAGCGTTACGCGGCGAAGAGGCATGTCGTCCGCAGCGCCCTGAAGGAGCTGGAGACGCGCGGGCTCGCCGTGCGCAGGCCGAACGTCGGCGCCTTCGTCCGCGCGTACACGGCGAAGGAGGTGCACGACATCTACGCGGTGCGCGAGCTGCTGGAGGTGCACTGCGCCCGGACGATCGGCCTGCCCGCTCCCCCGCGCGCGCTGGAGGAGCTCGTCGCCGTCCAGCGGGAGCACGACAAGGCGATCGACGCGGGGGACCTGCGCGGCGTGGTGCGCGCCAACACCGCGTTCCACCGGGCCCTGTTCGCCCTCTCGGACAACGAGGCCCTGGTAGGCGACATCGCGCGGCACGCGCAGATGACCCACGCCATCCGGTCCGTCACCGCGACCTCACCGCAGTTCCAGCGCCGTTCGCAGCAGGAGCACTGGACGATGATCAGGGCCCTGGAGGACGCCGACACCGCGCTGCTCGCCGAGACCTGCCGGGCCCACCTGATCCCGTCCCGGGACGCCTACCTCCAGCGCGTCGCCCAGCCCCCGGCCGGCTGA